One bacterium genomic window carries:
- a CDS encoding ABC transporter substrate-binding protein translates to MKTKSMRWLIAGLVVLAMVAAACGGNDDDGEAGGGESPASATEAPAAPEEPEPEQATPEEVESEPAPEAVAEAPEEVEHEFEPAPTAEPEPEIPLTATWRGVTADTITIGVSYPDFDWLFENGFFPNTWGDQELVIQALVDDINNRGGINGRQVEVVMDKYNPIGATEAEAACLRLTEDNEVFAVLFGFLGPAEVANTCIMDTQETILVGGTMTDDRLAQARAPWVTERAPREFITNAMFTLLDIEGMLQGSSIAIVANLTAADQLDGLAGLLRDRGIEPVLEVATSSPVGDHIAQNQEWAALSERIKAAGADTLLLAGNSSAGIENAALYGLDVDIWATDATGLGPNIGASVDPETARGVITVMSMTDPQIYESDPRFKECLDAFNSNHPDIEVKHPDTLEEGAPLWFTSLFAHCRFFQIFEYLATAAGPVLTHETFAEAIANAGDFSIASQPYASLGPGKYYSNDSFQLVAQDPDVGARGQLVPITPLRDATP, encoded by the coding sequence ATGAAGACCAAGTCGATGCGCTGGTTGATCGCCGGGCTGGTGGTGCTGGCCATGGTGGCCGCGGCATGCGGTGGCAACGATGACGACGGGGAGGCAGGAGGCGGCGAATCTCCAGCCTCGGCCACCGAGGCGCCGGCCGCGCCCGAAGAGCCTGAACCGGAACAGGCAACCCCCGAGGAGGTCGAGTCAGAGCCGGCGCCCGAGGCCGTGGCTGAAGCCCCGGAGGAAGTGGAACACGAGTTCGAGCCGGCGCCCACTGCGGAGCCGGAGCCGGAGATTCCGCTCACCGCCACATGGCGAGGGGTGACGGCCGACACCATCACCATCGGCGTCTCCTATCCGGACTTCGACTGGCTATTCGAAAACGGCTTCTTTCCGAATACCTGGGGCGACCAGGAGTTGGTGATCCAGGCGCTGGTCGATGACATCAACAACCGGGGCGGCATCAACGGCCGCCAAGTCGAGGTCGTCATGGACAAGTACAACCCGATCGGGGCTACCGAGGCCGAGGCCGCCTGTCTGCGTCTGACCGAGGACAACGAGGTGTTCGCGGTGCTGTTCGGGTTTCTCGGCCCCGCCGAGGTGGCCAACACCTGCATCATGGACACGCAGGAGACGATCTTGGTGGGGGGAACCATGACCGACGACCGCTTGGCGCAGGCCCGGGCCCCGTGGGTCACCGAGCGGGCGCCGCGTGAGTTCATAACCAACGCCATGTTCACTCTGCTCGACATCGAGGGAATGCTCCAAGGAAGCTCGATCGCCATTGTCGCCAATCTCACCGCGGCCGACCAGCTCGACGGCCTGGCCGGGCTGCTGAGAGATCGCGGCATCGAGCCAGTTCTCGAGGTTGCCACCTCCTCGCCGGTGGGCGACCACATCGCCCAGAACCAAGAGTGGGCTGCGCTGTCAGAGCGCATAAAGGCAGCCGGCGCCGATACCCTTCTGCTGGCCGGCAACTCGTCGGCCGGCATCGAGAACGCCGCCCTCTACGGCCTCGACGTGGACATCTGGGCCACCGATGCCACTGGCCTGGGCCCCAATATCGGAGCCAGCGTCGATCCCGAGACGGCTAGGGGCGTGATCACTGTGATGAGCATGACCGACCCGCAGATCTACGAGAGCGACCCTAGATTCAAGGAATGCCTGGATGCGTTCAACTCCAATCACCCCGACATCGAGGTCAAGCACCCCGACACTCTGGAAGAGGGCGCACCGCTCTGGTTTACCAGCCTGTTCGCCCACTGCCGGTTCTTCCAGATCTTCGAATACCTGGCTACCGCGGCCGGACCGGTTCTGACCCACGAGACCTTCGCCGAGGCCATCGCCAACGCCGGCGACTTCTCGATTGCCAGCCAGCCCTACGCTTCTCTCGGACCGGGCAAGTACTACAGCAACGACTCCTTCCAGCTCGTGGCCCAAGACCCCGATGTGGGCGCCCGGGGCCAACTCGTGCCAATCACCCCGCTGCGAGACGCCACCCCGTGA